A portion of the Deinococcus planocerae genome contains these proteins:
- the coaBC gene encoding bifunctional phosphopantothenoylcysteine decarboxylase/phosphopantothenate--cysteine ligase CoaBC, producing MNDSAPALPSPPTVLVVVGGSMAAVKAPSVLRRLRERGARVRVIATRASLAFITELSLATAADGEVATDETWFAPHPDAQHLTLARADAVAVVGASADLLARAATGRGDDLASATLLSVRAPVLWVPAMNERMWEHPAVQANAERLRGWGHAFLGPVYGAFGSRGEGTGMGRMAEPEDIAAATLALLAPPTSRDLEGVGVVVSAGPTREYLDPVRFISNPSSGKMGFAVAAEARDRGASVTLVTGPVSLPDLPGVRMVRIESALELRDAVVDAARDAGVVVMTAAVADYRAAERSGEKQAKVAGDVTVHLTPNPDILAELGAQKGGRVLVGFAMETHAGVERAALKARRKNADFILLNYPTREGTAFGGDDNEVTLVRPDGSFEEWPRLSKREVARRLLGEALRVRGGQQEA from the coding sequence GTGAACGATTCCGCCCCGGCCCTCCCGAGCCCGCCCACCGTCCTCGTCGTCGTGGGGGGCAGCATGGCGGCGGTGAAGGCCCCCTCGGTGCTGCGGCGGCTGCGCGAGCGCGGCGCCCGGGTGCGGGTGATCGCCACGCGGGCGTCTCTCGCCTTCATCACCGAACTCAGCCTGGCGACCGCCGCCGACGGCGAGGTGGCGACCGACGAGACGTGGTTCGCCCCCCACCCCGACGCCCAGCACCTCACCCTCGCGCGGGCGGACGCCGTGGCCGTCGTGGGCGCCTCCGCCGACCTCCTCGCGCGGGCGGCGACCGGGCGCGGGGACGACCTCGCCTCGGCCACCCTCCTGAGCGTCCGCGCCCCCGTCTTGTGGGTCCCGGCGATGAACGAGCGCATGTGGGAGCACCCGGCGGTGCAGGCGAACGCGGAGCGGCTGCGCGGGTGGGGTCACGCCTTCCTGGGCCCGGTCTACGGCGCTTTCGGCTCACGCGGCGAGGGCACGGGGATGGGACGGATGGCCGAGCCGGAGGACATCGCGGCGGCCACCCTCGCCCTGCTCGCTCCCCCCACGTCGCGCGACCTGGAGGGCGTGGGGGTCGTCGTCTCCGCCGGGCCGACCCGCGAGTACCTCGACCCCGTGCGCTTCATCAGCAACCCGTCGAGCGGCAAGATGGGCTTCGCGGTCGCCGCGGAGGCGCGCGACCGGGGGGCTTCGGTGACCCTGGTGACGGGCCCGGTCAGCCTCCCCGACCTGCCCGGCGTGCGGATGGTCCGTATCGAGAGCGCCCTGGAGCTGCGGGACGCGGTGGTGGACGCGGCGCGGGACGCGGGGGTCGTCGTCATGACGGCGGCGGTCGCCGACTACCGGGCCGCCGAACGCTCGGGCGAGAAGCAGGCGAAGGTGGCGGGCGACGTGACGGTCCACCTCACCCCCAACCCCGACATCCTCGCCGAGCTGGGGGCGCAGAAGGGGGGGCGGGTGCTCGTGGGCTTCGCGATGGAGACCCACGCCGGAGTCGAGCGGGCCGCCCTCAAGGCGCGGCGCAAGAACGCGGACTTCATCCTGCTCAACTACCCTACCCGGGAGGGCACCGCGTTCGGCGGCGACGACAACGAGGTCACGCTCGTGCGCCCCGACGGC
- a CDS encoding M3 family oligoendopeptidase, whose translation MTPSPPATERVLSVPDDQTRWETFAPRYARLQAAELTPEAVPAWLAEWSALTGELMGVGARLATLADLHTDDETLQARYATFLEEMWPPSERADHALTQKLLAVPGYVPAPDFALTYRRFRDEAALFREANVELGVTHDAQMNRYGALTGNLKVRLGGEELTLPQARQRGDSPDRREREEAWRAPAASALGVAPDLDALMLELIGTRWQLARNADLENYRDYAWKRLDRVDYTPEDCLAFHAAVRDEVVPLTAQLMAGIAARLGLDSVRPWDYNRTNLLDPEGRESLRPFRTGAELETLAQTAFDGLDPELGGRFQVMRGGLLDLESRPGKMTHAYCEYFPVTNEPFVLMNVVGTAHDVRVLFHEVGHAFHGFLSGDTQPLVWNRWSPIEFIEIPSMAMEFLTLEHLGHVFSEGELARYREKQLQGVVAFLPWAAQMDAFQHWLYAEAGEDVTVADLDAKWLDLDRTFHPFVNWEGLDEGVRAKGWQYYHIFRAPFYYIEYAMCYLAAVGVWRASQADPARALEDYKASLRLGNTVPVPELYRAAGVEFRFDREHIKGLMAFLAGQLGPSA comes from the coding sequence ATGACCCCCTCCCCCCCCGCCACCGAGCGCGTGTTGAGCGTGCCGGACGACCAGACCCGCTGGGAGACCTTCGCCCCCCGCTACGCCCGCCTCCAGGCCGCCGAGCTGACCCCGGAGGCCGTGCCCGCCTGGCTCGCCGAGTGGAGCGCCCTCACGGGCGAGCTGATGGGGGTCGGCGCCCGGCTCGCCACCCTCGCCGACCTCCACACGGATGACGAGACGCTCCAGGCGCGTTACGCCACCTTTCTGGAGGAGATGTGGCCGCCCTCCGAACGGGCCGACCACGCCCTGACGCAGAAGTTGCTGGCCGTGCCGGGCTACGTTCCCGCGCCCGACTTCGCCCTGACCTACCGCCGCTTCCGGGACGAGGCCGCCCTCTTCCGCGAGGCGAACGTGGAGCTGGGGGTGACGCACGACGCCCAGATGAACCGCTACGGGGCCCTCACCGGCAACCTGAAGGTGCGGCTCGGGGGCGAGGAGCTGACCCTCCCCCAGGCCAGGCAGCGCGGCGACAGCCCCGACCGCCGCGAGCGCGAGGAGGCGTGGCGGGCCCCGGCGGCGAGTGCCCTCGGCGTGGCCCCCGACCTCGACGCCCTGATGCTGGAGCTGATCGGGACGCGCTGGCAGCTCGCGCGCAACGCCGACCTGGAAAACTACCGCGACTACGCCTGGAAACGCCTCGACCGGGTGGACTACACGCCGGAAGACTGCCTCGCCTTCCACGCGGCGGTCCGGGACGAGGTGGTGCCCCTCACCGCTCAGTTGATGGCCGGCATCGCCGCGCGGCTCGGGCTCGACTCGGTGCGCCCCTGGGACTACAACCGCACCAATCTCCTCGATCCCGAAGGACGCGAATCGCTCAGACCCTTTCGCACGGGAGCCGAACTCGAAACGCTCGCGCAGACGGCCTTCGATGGACTGGACCCTGAACTCGGCGGGCGCTTCCAGGTGATGCGAGGCGGCCTGCTCGACCTCGAGTCGCGCCCCGGCAAGATGACGCACGCGTACTGCGAATATTTCCCGGTCACGAACGAGCCCTTCGTCCTGATGAACGTGGTGGGCACTGCTCACGACGTACGGGTCCTCTTCCACGAGGTCGGGCACGCCTTCCACGGCTTCCTGAGCGGGGACACGCAGCCGCTGGTGTGGAACCGCTGGAGCCCCATCGAGTTCATCGAGATTCCCAGCATGGCGATGGAATTCCTGACCCTGGAGCACCTCGGGCACGTCTTCTCCGAAGGCGAACTCGCCCGCTACCGCGAAAAGCAGCTTCAGGGTGTGGTCGCCTTCCTGCCCTGGGCCGCCCAGATGGACGCCTTCCAGCACTGGCTCTACGCCGAGGCGGGGGAGGACGTGACGGTCGCCGACCTCGACGCGAAGTGGCTCGACCTCGACCGCACCTTCCACCCCTTCGTGAACTGGGAGGGCCTGGACGAGGGAGTGCGCGCGAAGGGCTGGCAGTATTACCACATCTTCCGGGCGCCCTTTTACTACATCGAGTACGCCATGTGTTACCTCGCCGCCGTGGGGGTGTGGCGGGCGTCGCAGGCGGACCCGGCCCGCGCGCTGGAGGACTACAAGGCGAGTCTGAGACTCGGCAACACCGTGCCCGTTCCCGAGCTGTACCGGGCGGCGGGGGTGGAGTTCCGCTTCGACCGGGAGCACATCAAAGGCCTGATGGCCTTTCTGGCGGGGCAGCTCGGGCCTTCCGCCTGA
- a CDS encoding GNAT family N-acetyltransferase, with protein MTTRTLTVTPFDPVAASPAARLAVGHLLTESHAFASPEEPPHLPEREAVSLTHLTPGDAMTHFAIWDGEEGARALGWARLEYSLTQNLHAAHARLIVHPAWRRRGLGQGLARAVEEAARREGRRLITFGTTDRLPAGDAFARRLGAEPALVLRQSQLDLAAVPDTLLDAWVARPEGDAYRLHLWERIPEEFLERAADVFMVMNTAPRGDLDVDDFQITPEMIRAWDDMIAEAGEVRPLLAAENTRTGQLAGYTEVFWSPERAALVYQGATAVRPSERGQGLGKWLKAAMIRHVRTHCPGARVIRTNNAHENAAMLGINVALGFTPWAEFTEWQMRLDGQG; from the coding sequence ATGACGACGCGCACCCTGACCGTGACCCCGTTCGACCCCGTGGCCGCGTCCCCGGCGGCGCGGCTCGCGGTCGGGCACCTCCTCACCGAGAGCCACGCCTTCGCGTCCCCGGAGGAGCCCCCCCACCTTCCCGAGCGCGAGGCCGTCAGCCTGACCCACCTCACCCCCGGCGACGCCATGACGCACTTCGCCATCTGGGACGGCGAGGAGGGAGCGCGGGCGCTCGGCTGGGCCAGGCTGGAATACAGCCTCACCCAGAATCTGCACGCCGCCCACGCCCGTTTGATCGTCCACCCCGCGTGGCGCCGCCGGGGTCTGGGGCAGGGCCTCGCCCGCGCCGTGGAGGAGGCCGCCCGCCGCGAGGGCCGCCGCCTGATCACCTTCGGCACCACGGACCGTCTCCCCGCCGGGGACGCCTTCGCCCGCCGCCTGGGGGCCGAGCCCGCCCTCGTCCTGCGCCAGAGCCAGCTCGACCTCGCCGCCGTTCCGGACACCCTGCTGGACGCCTGGGTGGCCCGGCCCGAGGGGGACGCCTACCGCCTGCACCTGTGGGAGCGCATCCCGGAGGAGTTTCTGGAGCGGGCGGCGGACGTGTTCATGGTGATGAACACCGCGCCCCGGGGCGACCTCGACGTGGACGACTTCCAGATCACCCCCGAGATGATCCGCGCCTGGGACGACATGATCGCCGAGGCCGGGGAGGTCCGCCCGCTGCTGGCCGCCGAGAACACCCGCACGGGTCAGCTCGCCGGGTATACGGAAGTCTTCTGGAGCCCCGAGCGCGCCGCCCTCGTCTACCAGGGAGCGACCGCCGTGCGCCCGTCAGAGCGCGGCCAGGGCCTGGGCAAGTGGCTCAAGGCCGCCATGATCCGCCACGTCCGCACCCACTGCCCCGGCGCCCGCGTGATCCGCACGAACAATGCCCACGAGAACGCCGCCATGCTCGGCATCAACGTGGCGCTGGGCTTCACGCCGTGGGCGGAGTTTACGGAGTGGCAGATGAGGTTGGACGGGCAGGGTTGA
- a CDS encoding non-heme iron oxygenase ferredoxin subunit: protein MSERVRVGAEAELPEGSQTEVQVDGVGVVVVRYEGAFYALRNNCTHQNYPLLGGEVSAGRITCEKHGAKFELATGKAKTLPAVKPVRIYGTVVEDSDVYVLPL from the coding sequence ATGAGCGAGCGGGTGAGGGTCGGCGCGGAGGCGGAGTTGCCCGAGGGCAGCCAGACGGAGGTGCAGGTGGACGGCGTGGGCGTGGTCGTCGTGCGGTACGAGGGCGCGTTCTACGCCCTGCGGAACAACTGCACCCACCAGAATTACCCCCTGCTCGGCGGAGAGGTCAGCGCGGGCCGCATCACCTGCGAGAAGCACGGGGCGAAGTTCGAACTCGCCACCGGCAAGGCCAAGACCCTGCCCGCCGTCAAGCCGGTGCGGATTTACGGCACGGTGGTCGAAGACAGTGACGTGTACGTGCTGCCCCTGTGA
- the mqnB gene encoding futalosine hydrolase, giving the protein MRVLIVVATAGEAERLAELPARVVVSGVGPVAAALATQRELLAERFDLAVSAGIGGAYPGGGLGPGDLALSSVIVQADLGAWDGENFLDLAALGLSVLPDEPHPGVFPAWEGAADLARRTGAPCGPTLTLSTVTGSAERAHALARRYPGALTEGMEGAGVAHAARLAGVPALEMRGVSNPVGPRDRGAWRIGEALTATRRGLEGLLSL; this is encoded by the coding sequence ATGAGGGTCCTCATCGTCGTGGCGACCGCCGGGGAGGCCGAGCGCCTCGCCGAGCTGCCCGCCCGCGTGGTCGTGAGCGGCGTGGGCCCGGTCGCGGCGGCGCTCGCCACACAGCGCGAGTTGCTGGCGGAGAGGTTCGACCTCGCCGTGAGTGCGGGCATCGGCGGCGCGTACCCGGGGGGCGGTCTGGGCCCCGGCGACCTCGCCTTGTCGAGCGTCATCGTGCAGGCCGATCTGGGGGCTTGGGACGGGGAGAACTTCCTTGACCTCGCGGCTCTGGGGCTGTCCGTCCTGCCCGACGAGCCTCACCCCGGAGTCTTCCCGGCCTGGGAGGGAGCGGCGGACCTCGCCCGGAGGACCGGTGCCCCCTGTGGCCCCACCCTCACGCTGAGCACAGTGACGGGGAGTGCCGAGCGGGCCCACGCCCTCGCCCGGCGTTACCCCGGTGCCCTCACCGAGGGGATGGAGGGGGCGGGGGTGGCCCACGCGGCGCGGCTGGCGGGCGTTCCGGCCCTCGAAATGCGGGGGGTCAGCAACCCCGTCGGCCCGCGTGACCGGGGCGCGTGGCGGATCGGGGAGGCGCTGACCGCCACCCGGCGCGGGCTGGAGGGACTGTTAAGCCTCTGA
- the pdxH gene encoding pyridoxamine 5'-phosphate oxidase: MTDLTGLRLSYTRDELRRADLDPDPLAQFQLWLDEALRDGLREPYALSLATADAAGRPGVRTVLLRGADERGLTFYTNYDSHKGRDLEANPQAELLFHWAEHERQVRAYGRVERVSEEESAAYFHARPRESQLAAHASDPQSAPIEGREALEAKLAALHARFPGDTPVPKPDFWGGYRVRVAEWEFWQGRANRMHDRFRFVRAGEGWRVERLMP; the protein is encoded by the coding sequence ATGACCGACCTCACCGGCCTGCGCCTCTCCTACACCCGCGACGAGTTGCGCCGCGCCGACCTCGACCCCGATCCCCTCGCCCAATTTCAGCTTTGGCTGGACGAGGCCCTGCGAGACGGCTTGCGCGAGCCCTACGCCCTGAGCCTCGCCACGGCGGACGCGGCGGGGAGGCCGGGCGTGCGGACGGTCCTGCTGCGGGGGGCGGACGAACGCGGGCTGACCTTCTACACGAACTACGACTCGCACAAGGGGCGCGACCTGGAGGCCAACCCACAGGCCGAACTGCTCTTCCACTGGGCCGAGCACGAGCGGCAGGTGCGCGCCTACGGGCGGGTCGAGCGGGTGAGCGAGGAGGAGAGCGCGGCCTACTTCCACGCCCGGCCCCGCGAGAGCCAGCTCGCCGCCCACGCGAGCGACCCGCAGAGCGCGCCCATAGAAGGCCGCGAGGCGCTGGAGGCCAAGCTCGCCGCGCTGCACGCCCGCTTCCCGGGGGACACGCCCGTCCCCAAGCCCGACTTCTGGGGTGGCTACCGGGTGCGGGTGGCGGAGTGGGAGTTCTGGCAGGGCAGAGCGAACCGGATGCACGACCGCTTCCGCTTTGTGCGCGCGGGGGAGGGTTGGCGGGTCGAGCGGCTGATGCCCTGA
- a CDS encoding DNA-formamidopyrimidine glycosylase, whose product MPELPEVETTRRKIEPLLAGRTILSVTHDAPHRYRDTHLAHGRRVSGLSRRGKYLMLHLAAADALEEGPHDLDFIVHLGMTGGFRLEEGPHTRVTVETDAGKLYFHDPRRFGKMAVVPAGEYGGMPTLTGMGPEPLSDDFREEDFARLAAHCGAVKPWLLSQKPVSGVGNIYADESLWRARIHPAQTRLTREEAGRLYRAVREVMHEAVEAGGSSLGDGLGNYRQHDGEPGAFQGRHVVYGQTGKPCPRCGTPIQKIVLAQRGTHLCPHCQGLREGAGR is encoded by the coding sequence GTGCCGGAACTGCCCGAGGTCGAGACCACGCGCCGCAAGATCGAGCCGCTGCTCGCGGGGCGCACCATCCTCAGCGTCACGCACGACGCGCCGCACCGTTACCGCGACACGCACCTCGCGCACGGGCGGCGGGTGAGCGGCCTGTCGCGCCGGGGCAAGTACCTGATGCTGCACCTCGCGGCGGCGGACGCGCTGGAGGAGGGCCCCCACGACCTCGACTTCATCGTCCACCTGGGCATGACGGGCGGCTTCCGGCTGGAGGAGGGGCCGCACACCCGCGTGACCGTCGAGACGGACGCCGGGAAGCTCTACTTCCACGACCCCCGCCGCTTCGGCAAGATGGCGGTCGTGCCCGCCGGGGAGTACGGGGGGATGCCGACCCTCACGGGGATGGGGCCGGAGCCGCTCTCGGACGACTTCCGGGAAGAGGACTTCGCCCGCCTCGCGGCCCATTGCGGGGCGGTGAAGCCCTGGCTTCTCTCGCAAAAACCCGTGAGTGGCGTGGGCAACATCTACGCCGACGAGAGCCTGTGGCGGGCCCGCATCCATCCGGCCCAGACCCGTCTCACCCGCGAGGAGGCCGGGCGCCTCTACCGGGCGGTTCGCGAGGTCATGCACGAGGCGGTGGAGGCGGGCGGAAGCTCCCTCGGCGACGGGCTGGGCAACTACCGCCAGCATGACGGGGAACCCGGTGCCTTCCAGGGCCGCCACGTCGTCTACGGGCAGACGGGGAAGCCCTGCCCGCGTTGCGGCACGCCGATCCAGAAGATCGTGCTCGCCCAGAGGGGAACGCATCTTTGCCCGCACTGCCAGGGGCTGCGCGAGGGGGCGGGCCGATGA
- a CDS encoding pyroglutamyl-peptidase I codes for MPALLLTGFEPFHTHPTNPSAQAAEALDGLTVGGARVVSALLPVEPHAAASALRELLNTHQPDAVLLTGLAAGRPQVTVERVALNVMDFRIPDNAGQTYRDHPAHTDAGAPSAYLSTLPLRAVVDGWRQAGIPGDVSNTAGLYVCNFVLYHALDWLSRSGRGEVPCGFLHVPANAEVALAMPEDRPALPYLPQDEITRAVRVAAEVVGRGL; via the coding sequence ATGCCCGCGCTCCTGCTCACCGGCTTCGAGCCCTTCCACACCCACCCGACCAACCCGAGCGCCCAGGCGGCGGAGGCGCTGGACGGGCTGACGGTGGGCGGGGCGCGGGTCGTCTCGGCGCTCCTGCCCGTCGAGCCGCACGCGGCGGCCAGCGCCCTGCGCGAACTTCTGAACACGCACCAGCCGGACGCCGTGCTGCTGACGGGGCTCGCGGCGGGCCGTCCGCAGGTGACGGTGGAGCGGGTCGCCCTGAATGTCATGGATTTCCGGATTCCGGACAACGCCGGGCAGACCTACCGCGACCACCCGGCCCACACGGACGCGGGCGCCCCTTCCGCCTACCTCAGCACCCTGCCCCTGCGCGCCGTCGTGGACGGGTGGCGGCAGGCGGGCATCCCCGGCGACGTCAGCAACACGGCGGGGCTCTACGTCTGCAATTTCGTGCTCTACCACGCCCTCGACTGGCTCAGCCGCTCGGGCCGTGGCGAGGTGCCCTGCGGCTTCCTGCACGTCCCCGCCAACGCCGAGGTCGCCCTCGCCATGCCCGAGGACCGCCCCGCCCTGCCCTACCTGCCGCAGGACGAGATCACGCGGGCGGTGCGGGTGGCAGCGGAGGTGGTGGGACGTGGGTTGTAG
- the ppk1 gene encoding polyphosphate kinase 1 gives MTVRAEKPVAPSPEPPAPPRRPRKTARPEVTGGAPRTLSTVAKPESTFLNRELSWLAFNERVLAEARDERNPPLERLKYAAICGSNLDEFFMVRVAGVHRQIAAGVSTPSPDGLQPRETLRLVRERTHTMLREIERAARTTLKVLAAHGVRLVRVADLGKRARAALREHYLSQIQPVLTPLVVDPSHPFPYLSNLSLNLAVLLDAGEGEEPDFARVKVPVGVLPRVVPVGDALLLLEDVIAEHLGDLFKGRTVLAAHVFRVTRNTDYEFEEEEAEDLLATIEDGLRRRRFGSAVRLEVMGDTPPGIVTFLQERLGLAREDIFLLDGPLGTADLMGFPAERPDLSFPPYVPAVPDLDGDDDDGIFATLHHGDVVLHHPYDGFTNVLNFLEEAARDPQVLAIKQTLYRTGDDPRLLGALRTAAENGKQVVALIELKARFDEQRNISWARKLERAGAHVVYGMAGLKTHAKVTLVVRREEGELRRYVHIGTGNYNPKTARLYTDLSLLSADPDLGADAAELFNHLTGYAEAGYSRLLVAPDTARSGFEALLDREVEHAQAGHEAWARVKVNQLTDPALIDALYRASRGGVRVELIVRGVCCLRPGVPGLSETVRVHSLLGRYLEHARIFAFGNAGSPEVYFGSADWMSRNLDRRVEVVSPVLDDRHRDQLLRILDTEWTDQRGSWELGVDGVYQKLVGDFSAQQAFAEARHPV, from the coding sequence ATGACCGTGCGCGCCGAGAAGCCCGTCGCCCCCTCCCCGGAGCCGCCTGCCCCACCCAGACGCCCGCGCAAGACCGCGCGCCCGGAGGTCACGGGTGGGGCGCCGCGCACGCTGAGCACGGTCGCCAAGCCGGAGAGTACCTTTCTCAACCGCGAACTCTCCTGGCTCGCCTTCAACGAGCGGGTGCTCGCCGAGGCGCGCGACGAGCGCAATCCGCCGCTGGAACGGCTGAAGTACGCGGCGATCTGCGGCAGCAACCTCGACGAGTTTTTCATGGTGCGCGTGGCGGGCGTCCACCGCCAGATCGCGGCGGGGGTCAGCACACCCAGCCCCGACGGCCTCCAGCCCCGCGAGACCCTGCGGCTCGTGCGTGAGCGGACCCACACCATGCTGCGCGAGATCGAGCGGGCGGCCCGGACAACCCTCAAGGTCCTCGCCGCCCACGGGGTGCGCCTCGTGCGGGTGGCCGACCTCGGCAAGCGGGCGCGGGCGGCGCTGCGCGAGCACTACCTCTCGCAGATTCAGCCTGTCCTCACGCCGCTCGTGGTGGACCCCAGCCACCCCTTCCCGTACCTGAGCAACCTCAGCCTCAACCTCGCGGTGCTCCTCGACGCGGGGGAGGGCGAGGAGCCGGACTTCGCGCGGGTGAAGGTGCCCGTCGGCGTGCTGCCGCGCGTCGTGCCCGTGGGGGACGCGCTGCTGCTGCTCGAGGACGTGATCGCCGAGCACCTCGGGGACCTCTTCAAGGGGCGCACCGTGCTCGCCGCGCACGTCTTCCGGGTGACGCGCAACACCGACTACGAGTTCGAGGAGGAAGAAGCAGAAGACCTCCTCGCCACCATCGAGGACGGGCTGCGGCGGCGGCGCTTCGGGTCGGCGGTGCGGCTGGAGGTCATGGGGGACACGCCGCCCGGGATCGTCACCTTCTTGCAAGAGCGGCTGGGGCTGGCGCGCGAGGACATCTTCCTGCTCGACGGGCCGCTGGGCACCGCCGACCTGATGGGCTTTCCCGCCGAGCGGCCCGACCTCTCCTTTCCGCCCTACGTGCCCGCCGTGCCCGACCTCGACGGCGACGACGACGACGGCATCTTCGCCACCCTGCATCACGGCGACGTGGTGCTGCACCACCCCTACGACGGCTTCACGAACGTGCTGAATTTCCTGGAGGAGGCTGCCCGCGATCCGCAGGTCCTCGCCATCAAGCAGACGCTCTACCGCACCGGGGACGATCCTAGACTGCTCGGGGCCCTGCGCACCGCCGCCGAGAACGGCAAGCAGGTCGTGGCCCTGATCGAACTCAAGGCCCGCTTCGACGAGCAGCGCAACATCTCGTGGGCGAGGAAACTCGAGCGCGCCGGGGCCCACGTCGTCTACGGCATGGCGGGCCTGAAGACGCACGCCAAGGTCACCCTCGTCGTTCGGCGCGAGGAGGGGGAGTTGCGGCGCTACGTCCACATCGGCACGGGCAACTACAACCCCAAGACGGCGCGGCTCTACACCGACCTCAGCCTGCTCTCGGCGGACCCCGACCTCGGGGCGGACGCGGCGGAGCTGTTCAACCACCTCACCGGGTACGCGGAGGCGGGGTACAGCCGCCTGCTCGTGGCGCCCGACACCGCCCGCAGCGGCTTCGAGGCCCTCCTCGACCGCGAGGTGGAACACGCGCAGGCGGGGCACGAGGCCTGGGCGCGGGTGAAGGTCAACCAGCTCACCGACCCCGCCCTGATCGACGCGCTGTACCGCGCCTCGCGGGGGGGGGTGCGGGTGGAGCTGATCGTGCGCGGGGTGTGCTGCCTGCGGCCCGGCGTTCCGGGGCTTTCCGAGACGGTGCGGGTCCACAGCCTGCTCGGGCGGTATCTGGAGCACGCGCGCATCTTCGCCTTCGGCAACGCGGGGAGCCCCGAGGTCTACTTCGGCAGTGCCGACTGGATGAGCCGCAACCTCGACCGCCGGGTGGAGGTGGTTTCTCCCGTCCTCGACGACCGCCACCGCGACCAGCTCCTGCGCATCCTCGACACCGAGTGGACCGACCAGCGCGGCTCGTGGGAACTCGGCGTGGACGGCGTGTACCAGAAGCTCGTCGGCGACTTCAGCGCCCAGCAGGCCTTCGCGGAGGCCCGCCACCCCGTCTGA
- the fabF gene encoding beta-ketoacyl-ACP synthase II, translated as MSVTGLRRVVITGVGPVTPIGTGAETFAQAQRAGRSGIGLIDRFDTSNVASKIAGQVDDDLDEFVDPREARKLDRYVQLALVAAELARRDSGLSEEDLRGERVGAIIGSGIGGVKTFEEQAGVLHARGPGRISPMFIPMMIANMATGHVAMRYGATGPSSTVVTACATGTGSVGDAARYIQLGLADVMLAGGTEAAVTPIAIGGFSNMKALSTRNDEPEKASRPFSASRDGFVLGEGAGVLILEEFERARARGADIYAEIVGYGTSADAHHITLPAPEGRGAQVAMRMALVTAGVNPDEVGYVNAHGTSTHFNDLHETQGIKHVFGEHAHHLAISSTKSMTGHLLGAAGAIEAIAVAQALQDGVLPPTINLTDPDPALDLDYIPEGARERQVEYALSNSFAFGGQNAALLFRRV; from the coding sequence ATGAGCGTGACGGGACTGAGGCGGGTGGTGATTACGGGCGTGGGCCCGGTCACGCCCATCGGCACGGGGGCGGAGACGTTCGCCCAGGCGCAGCGGGCGGGCAGGAGCGGCATCGGCCTGATCGACCGCTTCGACACCTCGAACGTGGCGAGCAAGATCGCGGGGCAGGTGGACGACGATCTCGACGAGTTCGTGGACCCGCGCGAGGCGCGCAAGCTCGACCGCTACGTGCAGCTCGCGCTGGTGGCGGCGGAACTCGCCCGGCGCGACAGCGGCCTGTCCGAGGAAGACCTGCGCGGTGAGCGCGTCGGGGCGATCATCGGCAGCGGCATCGGCGGGGTGAAGACCTTCGAGGAGCAGGCGGGCGTGCTGCACGCGCGCGGCCCGGGGCGCATCAGCCCCATGTTCATCCCCATGATGATCGCCAACATGGCGACCGGGCACGTCGCCATGCGCTACGGCGCGACCGGGCCGAGCAGCACCGTCGTCACCGCCTGCGCGACCGGCACCGGGTCGGTCGGCGACGCCGCGCGCTATATCCAGCTCGGTCTCGCCGACGTGATGCTCGCGGGCGGCACCGAGGCGGCGGTCACGCCCATCGCCATCGGCGGCTTTTCCAACATGAAGGCGCTTTCGACCCGCAACGACGAGCCGGAAAAGGCCAGCCGCCCCTTTTCCGCCAGCCGTGACGGCTTCGTCCTCGGCGAGGGGGCGGGCGTGCTCATCCTGGAGGAGTTCGAGAGGGCCAGGGCACGCGGGGCGGACATCTACGCCGAGATCGTCGGCTACGGCACGAGCGCGGACGCGCACCACATCACCCTCCCGGCCCCCGAGGGCCGCGGCGCGCAGGTCGCCATGCGCATGGCCCTCGTCACGGCGGGCGTGAACCCGGACGAGGTGGGGTACGTCAACGCCCACGGGACGAGCACCCACTTCAACGACCTCCACGAGACGCAGGGCATCAAGCACGTCTTCGGTGAGCACGCGCACCACCTCGCCATCAGCTCCACCAAGTCGATGACCGGGCACCTCCTCGGGGCCGCCGGTGCCATCGAGGCCATCGCGGTCGCGCAGGCCCTCCAGGACGGCGTCCTGCCGCCCACCATCAACCTCACCGACCCCGACCCGGCCCTCGACCTCGACTACATCCCGGAGGGCGCGCGGGAGAGGCAGGTCGAGTACGCGCTGAGCAACTCCTTCGCCTTCGGGGGGCAGAACGCGGCGCTGCTGTTTCGGCGGGTCTGA
- the acpP gene encoding acyl carrier protein produces MATFEDVKEVIVEKLGVDADKVTPEARFVEDLGADSLETVELIMGLEDKFGVSISDEDAEQIRTVQAAVDYIGSKQ; encoded by the coding sequence ATGGCAACATTCGAGGACGTGAAGGAAGTGATCGTCGAGAAACTCGGCGTGGACGCGGATAAGGTGACCCCGGAGGCCCGTTTCGTGGAGGACCTGGGGGCCGACAGCCTGGAGACGGTCGAGCTGATCATGGGCCTGGAGGACAAGTTCGGGGTCAGCATCAGCGACGAGGACGCCGAACAGATCCGCACCGTGCAAGCCGCCGTCGATTACATCGGCTCCAAGCAGTAA